The Corythoichthys intestinalis isolate RoL2023-P3 chromosome 19, ASM3026506v1, whole genome shotgun sequence nucleotide sequence tgggtatggtgttcttcggatgcaattcagtattctttctcctccaaacacgagaacctgtgtttctaccaaaaagttctattttggtttcatctgaccataacacattctcccagtcctcttctggatcatctaaatgctctctagcgaaccacagacgggcctggacgtgtactggcttcagcggggggacacgtctggcagtgcaggatttgagtccctggcggcgcattgtgttactactgatagtagcctttgttactgtggtcccagctctctgtaggtcattcactaggtccccccgtgtggttctgggatttttgctcaccgttcttattatcattttgacgccacggggtgagatcttgcatggagccccagatcgagggagattatcagtggtcttccattttctaataattgctcccacagttgatttctatacaccaagcgttttacctattgcagattcagtcttcccagcctggtgcaggtctacaattttgtctctggtgtccttcgacagctctgaggtcttggccatagtggagtttgaaatgtgactgactgaggttgtgggcaggtgtcttttatactgataatgagttaaaacaggtgccattagtacaggtaacgagtggagcctcgttagacctcgttagaagaagttagacctctttcacagccagaaatcttgcttgtttggaggtgaccaaatacttattttccactctaatttagaaataaattctttaaaaatcaaacaatgtgattttctgtttttttttccacattctgtctctcatggttgaggtttacccatgttgacaattacagacatcTCTAATctcttcaagtaggagaacttgcacaattggtggatgactaaatacttatttgccccactgtgtgtgtgtgtgtgtgtgtgtgtgtgtgtgtgtgtgtgtgtgtgtgtgtgtgtgtgtgtgtgtgtgtgtgtgtatatatatatatatatatatatatatatacaagtttaaaagttgtaaagcaataaaactgcaacaaaaatgaatggaacgaacaaaaaaaaacatttttataatgggtcgaaattatttttcgagcaccttagacagtcatttgctttgtttgcatataattttttttttttattatatctacaaatatatatacatatatgtacatatatgtatatatatgtattagagaaaaaatattttttgaaatattttttttctttaattgaaaatattttttagtgGATTGAAtgctttagacacaaatgtcctaatcataatatggcgtaaacacaaaaaggtttgcttcaatcaaagaaaacattttcaatgaaaacttaagtgttcaaatgcaattttttcaatcccaaatattttttcgcattcaaaaacttttttctatgattaaaaattttctttttttgattgaagtgatttttcttttttaaaatctatatttttttgaagcaacttattttttgattgaataatacagaaaaatgtcctagccaaatgtgacccaaacacaaatcaacattacttcaatcaaaaagttgcttcaattaaaaaaaaaaaacttgacttgaatcaaaaaaaaaaacaaaaaaaatgaatcaaagaaaaatagctttcacatgcatttttttgagtttcaaatttatttttgcattcaaacacatttttttctctgatgaagcgactttttttggttgaaaatatatatcttaattgaagcaacttttttttttaaattgaaacaccttttttaattgaataataaagacacaaatctacctccatatggctccgcccaggggatacaatttttgactggggtaactacattggcacgacaccggcgggcgtaccaaattcaatggatgacgatcttggcgaaaagtattgcgtaAGCAGCCTGTTTTAGAATTCCCcttaagaatgatgggaaacaaaaaaaacactcattgtgaacttattattataaatgttcTTGTAACTTAATttaattgctgacactgcgttttggggtcatcaacatgttgtgccccccacgcccaaaagtcaaactccgcctatgaagaaaaggtcaaaacaaaaatcgacAACTGCAACATACTTAGTTGTTAACTTCAGTTCGTTAATGATCTTTTCTTCTACTGGATAAAATTGTATTTACTATATTTCAATGGCTTCTAAAAGGATACAGTTTTTATAGTTGATGTGCTGTGTTCTAATTGTAGCTGCTCATCAAGCTCTTTTCATGCCCCATATAGGAAATAGCAACGCACTAATTCCTATGCCTTGATCTGCTGTGCTCTCAGGTTCGTAATGAGATGGAGACCCTGGTGAGGGAACATGGGGTGAATTCTTTCCAGATGTTCATGGCCTATAAGGACATGATGATGCTGAGGGACTCTGAGCTCTACCAGGCACTGCAGACTTGTAAGGACATAGGAGCCATTGCACGTGTCCATGCTGAGAATGGAGAGCTGGTGGCAGAGGTGTGCAACACACTCACTTCACAGCACAATTTTCACAGCCATTCTTCAAGTATGAAAATGCGTATTGTAGATGGAAGTGTATATTTACGCAAATATTCTGAATATCATTCAAATACGTGCATTTTATGTATCCATTTCAagtttgtgtttatttgtagGGTGCTAAAGAGGCTCTGGAGTTGGGTATTAGTGGACCTGAAGGAATTGAGGTCAGCCGTCCAGAAGAGGTAAAGTAAACTATTTAGTTCaagtattctttttttcttttcaaagaaagacaaaaaaactgaACTGATTAATTTTTTCAGCTGGAATCAGAAGCTACACACAGAGCTGTAACCATCGCCAACAGGGTAAATTGACACACACTAGTTTTCAGTGTACTGCTGATGTGAAGATGATGTAATTCATAATTATCTGTACGTGTTGTTACAGGCTCACTGCCCTATCTACCTGGTCAACGTTTCCAGTATGCCTGCTGGAGATATGATTGCCGCTGCCAAGATGCAGGGTTGGTCCCGGTGCGATAACAACACGCACAGATTGCGGCTATTCTGATAAAGATGACAATAATGTTTCTACAGGTAAGGTGGTCCATGCGGAGACCACAGTCGCTCATGCTGTGTTGAACGGCATGCAGTATTACCACCAGGACTGGGCTCACGCTGCTGCCCATGTCATCGTCCCTCCTCTCCGAATTGACCCCAACACTCCTGGCTACCTCATGGGACTGTTGGGCAAGTGCGTGTGTAGTTCAAATAAAACATAGCTCTATAGACCTTCTCATCATGTTTTCGAACAATAGGCACGATTGTCTTTCTGAGTTGAAAATGATTAGAAAAAATAGTTTTGTTTGGGGGTAGGCAATTTTTCCCAATTTACTTaaatccagtgttgtttttggcagcccttttaattttcgtcttagtcttttagacaataatacttattagtctttgtcatattttagtcatctcaaaatgtgtttgtcttcatctagtttttgttgacgaaaacacaagactaatttcgtATAGTTTTACacaacgtttactaaaaatgttttcgtctgtaacataattttttacaaaaataccccataaataaataaaggtttccgacaattttgaatgaacactgacagacgagcacatattgtagcgtctataatgacaacgccaacttggtgataatacacactcagcaagaaaacagtacattattttcaatgactcATACCCACCTGGATTCCACGAACTGtgtataaaaaaaagttgtccgagagttcaaGAGGACGCTcaccgttagcattaggctaatgctaacgcaaaaaaaaaaaaaaaaagctatgctagcgctacgagttacatttagtgtgtgttgatcagtcagcacagacctttgaaggctaaagcaacattgtatattatttctggccaagaaaacaaatcttaccgtgtgtgcaagctggAGTGACAGGAGATGACACTGGTGAGTCGGAGTAGAGGGTGGGCACagcacgtcacgagtgacacaaccagacactgctacgatgcaggctaactacacataaaatgtcacacattgtgaacatgtgacggaaactattgcgcattttcgtctcgttctcgtctcgtcggacaaaaactggcatttatattgttatgtttttttttttgtctcccatgttgttagctcgttatcgtctcgtcaccgtcatgaaaaaagtgttcgttcacGAAAAAGTTTCGTTATTGtcgtcattgacgaaaacaacactgcctaaATCCCCTCTGGGAACAATCAAATTTCTGTCAATGGAATTTGTAAATTGTTTTGTATACATTTTAGTTAAAGAGCGCTTGTGTgccatcaaacaaacaaaaaaaaaaaatcactgaattTGCGTGTCCTTCAATGGTCATGTTAACTAAATCTGCATTCCCATGTCTATTTTGGACTCATCTTACCTGTTgatttataaattagttaataTGTTCATTTCCGCATatgagtcgcaccagcccaaaaaattTATAatgaaatgggaaaaaaagcataCGTATGAGTCGCAGGACCAGCCAcactatgaaaaaaattaggcCTATAGTTTGTAAAATTCGGTactttggtataaaagacattcGGTAAACGGACAAAATAATTGTATATGTAAATAAGCATCAACTGAAAATACACATCCTGTTCTCAGTGACACTCTGAGCGTTGTGGCATCAGAGCACCGACCTTTTAGCACCAAGCAAAGGGCCTTGGGCAAGGAGGATTTCACCAAGATCCCACACGGAGTGCCTGGAATCCAAGACAGGATGAGCGTCATCTGGGAGCGAGGGGTGGTATGTCCGTTGACGCGCATGTACAATAGCTACCATTCATGTTGGTTTTGCTTTTCTATCCACATACCAAATCCCACACATTAAAAAATGTCCTCATGCCCACATATCAACGTCCTTAGGTTACAGGAAAGATGGACGAAAATCGTTTTGTGGCTGTGACGAGCGCTAATGCTGCAAAGATCTACAATTTGTATCCACGCAAGGGTCGCATTATCCCCGGAGCAGACGCTGATGTGGTGGTGTGGGATCCAGATGCAACTAGGTGAGTTCTCCTACAGATGTGTCATAAACCTGTCACTCATTTTGCTCTTTGTGCAGGACCATCTCTATTGGCACTCAGGTGCAAGGAGGAGACTTCAACCTGTATGAGGGCATGCGCTGCCATGGCGTTCCTCTGGTCACCATCAGCCGAGGGCGCCTGGTGTGTGAGAATGCAATGTTTATGTGCGCTGAAGGCTCTGGAAAATTCTACCCACAACGCACCTTCCCTGATTATCTGTATAAGAAGATGGTGCAGAGAGAAAAAGTGTGTACATATGAGtgcaaataatttaaaaattccCAGTTTTTATAGTCTAATTACTTTATCTGTATTACCCTATGGACAGGCTCAAGCATACAAAGGAGTTGACAGGGATCCCTACTCTGGTGATGTGGTCAAAGTTGCCAACGCTATGAAGAAGGAGCTCGGTTTAAGCCCCATTGATGGAGATGGTGCTAACAAAGGTGTTTTGAGGGTGCAACAGGGGGTTCGAGACCTCCATGAGAGCTCTTTTAGCCTCTCAGGTATGTAAATACAAGTGTTCCGTTgcttctacagtggtatgaaaaagtatctgaaccttttggaagttcccacatttctgcataaaatcaccatcaaattgtatctgatctttgtcaaaatcacacagatgaaaaaactgtctgctttaactaaaaccacccaaacatatttaggttttcatattttaacgaggatactatgcaaaaaaaatgacagaagggggaaaaaataagtgaaccatcacatttaatattttgtaacttcaacaggacacttcctgtagctgcagatgagtctggcacatcgatcaggactaatcttggcctattctaagcagcatccatccactttttagcttcaactgtctgacagacggctttAGGTTttgctgcaaaacatcctgataaacttttgaattcattcttccattaatgattgcaagttgtccaggccctgagttagcaaaacaaccccaaatcatgatgcttcctccaccatgcttcgcggtggggatgaggtgttgatgttggtgagtggttccatttttcctccacacatgacgtgtgtgctactcccaaacaattcaactttggcttcatcagtccacaaaatattttgccaaaacttttgtggagTGTACAAGTGCCTttatgcaaacattaaacgagcaaaaatgttttttttagacagcagtggcttcctccgtggagtcctcccatgaacaccattcttggccattgttttacatatggtTGATGTATGCACAGTGATATCGGACTGCCAgtgaagtctttagcagacactcttgggttctgttttacctctctgagtattatgT carries:
- the LOC130907281 gene encoding dihydropyrimidinase-related protein 5-like, with the protein product MGSMRILIKGGKVVNDDFTHEADVYIENGIIQQVGKELMIPGGAKVIDASGKLVMPGGIDTSVHLDQTFMNAAIQDDFYSGTKAALMGGTTMVMALILPEQHCSLVDAYEQCRALADAKACCDYALHVGVTWWGPKVRNEMETLVREHGVNSFQMFMAYKDMMMLRDSELYQALQTCKDIGAIARVHAENGELVAEGAKEALELGISGPEGIEVSRPEELESEATHRAVTIANRAHCPIYLVNVSSMPAGDMIAAAKMQGKVVHAETTVAHAVLNGMQYYHQDWAHAAAHVIVPPLRIDPNTPGYLMGLLGNDTLSVVASEHRPFSTKQRALGKEDFTKIPHGVPGIQDRMSVIWERGVVTGKMDENRFVAVTSANAAKIYNLYPRKGRIIPGADADVVVWDPDATRTISIGTQVQGGDFNLYEGMRCHGVPLVTISRGRLVCENAMFMCAEGSGKFYPQRTFPDYLYKKMVQREKAQAYKGVDRDPYSGDVVKVANAMKKELGLSPIDGDGANKGVLRVQQGVRDLHESSFSLSGSQVDDHIPKRSSARILAPPGGRSSGIW